TAttatcaaatctctcaaaaaTCATGACTGATGGAGAAAATTAAGGCATAATTGATTAGGAAATGGTTGACTCTTCTCCACATGCTTGGTATAAATATATGCCCCATATGAATTTGGTGTCCTGCTAAAAGCTTCAAAAAATGGTGAGTGGAAAGagatgattttgtttttttaaatttacatGGTTAGTGTGAAGATAAGGTGGGTGGAGAAATAGGATAGctggtggaaatagcagcactctttaGAGAAAGATATAATaaatccaaacaaaaaaagaaaattataattctCCCTTAAAATGGAAATGAATTAACTAACCAACCAAATAGATATTTgccttataaaaaaaaaaaaaccaaataaatatttacGTACATTTGTTCTCTTGCTCTAAGAACAGATGTATATAAATAGCTAGAGTGTACATTGTGGGATCAAATCATATCGAGGATAAgcaaaatgaaaggaaaaactaTACGGGTGTTGTACTATTTTCTGCTCTTGGCTTCATTAGTCTTCAAGCTGAGTTCCTGCTCCAGTACTATGTCAATTGGGAAAAAGTACTTTGTGCGTATCGTCAACGATCTGGACAACAAACCACTTGACTTCAGTTGTAAATCTGGTGATGATCAAATCAATCGCAGTCTTCCTACTGCTGGATCAcagtttgaatttggatttcgACTCGGGTTTACGACTCAGTTCAATTGTGACCTGCGGTACTCAACTTACCATGCTATGATTATTGCGTTTAGAGATGAGGAGGCTCTTCTTAATGATTGTGGTGGAGTGCATTGCATATGGAGTGCGAGAGAGGATGGAATATACTTATATAGGATCAAGCATGATGATTATAAAAAGTGGTATGACTGGGaaaaccaaattcaaacaTGAAATTTGTCGGGCCTTGAGTTCTGATATATTTGtactcaaaataaatataataaagggatttgttttaatttagattcctcttacttttttattcaatttctatatcttggttttgttttggagtcctaatctctctatctctcctATGCACTTGTAATTCTACTTGTCAGTATGATTATCAATTTCAAGTTTCGTTTTATTGATACTGGATAtcaatttcaagttttattCTATCATTGCAACTTTCAAGTGTTGGTTTATCTGATTTGGTATGTTTCAAGAGCAATTTTCATggggcttttttcttttgggagTTTCATTATTATGCTTAATataggggcccaaattattatataaaaaaactacatgaaatgaactttagaaacactcccaaagcccatttacaatataacaaattgGCTTTGAACTTCCTATAATTTACAACACTGCCATTGGTTTTCtcaaaacaagcccaacctcAAAAGCTCACAAataaagccaaaacaaaaggaTAAAACCGAAAATTAGTATATTAAGTAAACTAAAAATAGGACAGCTGGCAATAGTAGGGTTTTTGTAGAATTcagtattattatttgattttgaaagaGTTATTTGGTATTaaagttgagagagagagcacacCGAAGACGAGAGCCAACCAACTAACACCTTATTGGtatgaaaaaattatcttaACAACAAGGAAAAATGTCTGGTTGGCGTGCGTGTGGTATTGAACtaattaaaaagataaaaataaaaatatatatatgcgaACCTCaccaaatagaaaatttaCCATATATATCCATATCTAGCCTATTTATGTGACTTGCCAAAAGAATCTGAGAACTATGCATGCATGCTGGGCTGGATGATCAAACTCGAAACAGCTATAGGTTTTAAATTAGGaacaattttttcttattcatgTATATGACAATTGTTTCCTACCATCATATTGTTGCAATATATATTCGAGACCagcatataattatatatttacgAAAATGGTATGTTGTCATAACGTTAGAATGAAAATGTATTTGGTTTTCATGGCAAGGAAAGCATTCGTGAAATCTGATTGGAGCATTTAAGTTTCCTTTGAAATAATTAGGAAATGATTGCCTCATTCtaacttagatgagcatgtcCTTGTGGTAGTAATCTTGGGTTTTTGAACTATAAAGTAGAGGGAGAGAGACGGTCTTCCTCTTTAACTTAATTtgtactctcttttttttgggggggttAAAAATTTGTTCTCctacttgaaaagaaaacaaaaaacagagagagagagagagagagagaaaaaaaagagtccCATTCAGAGAAATGCTCTTCCCTTATGCTGCTGCTAGTTATTCTTAAAAACCACAGTATTGGTGCTGACATTGGCCTTCCCAAGGATGTCACCGTCCGTCTCAACGCATGAGGAGATATCGTAATCATGGCTGGCTAGAGAGAGTGGGGAGGAATAGATTGGGCAGGGGGCTGGGCAACAGTACAGAGGTGGGTGCTTGGGAAAGTAGGGGGGAGGGGGGCATGCGTGTTGAGACCATCTCTAACCTTTGGactcaaacccaaaatatccCCCCAAGCCTCTCTCAAcccaagaaaatgaaggacccaaaattataataaataacttctttttctggtttaaaaattaacaaataatccaattcatacatttagaaattttttgaagttgaacttggaaaaatagtgattataaaatttaaaatatggcattagattttaaaattttgtaaaaaaaaaaatgacaggTAGGGTTCGGTCCCGTCCGGTGCGGTGCCGTGTAAAACTAGAACCGGAATCAGTTTGAACCGGTTTGGTCcggtttgttgacttttttggtcaaccagttttttttccagttttttttctccagttcggttcggttttcgGGTCccaatgcccacccctactacCAACCAAACcagctgatgatgatgatcaaattttttttttaataataaaaagtatagctgcccagctatactctttaaatataatataattaaatagtatagccgctcaaCTAGTACAAGATGTTTGGCACTTAAGCTCCTTCTGCGATTCCATCAAGTTTGCACATGTGTTTCGTGAAGCCAACTTCGTGGCAGATTCTCTTGCCAACCTTGGCCATAAGCTTTCCCCTTTGTTCCTTTGGGAAGTTGGGTTGCCGTTACTTGCTGCTTCTGCTTTGCTTTGTAATTTTCCTTtagacataaaaaaaaataaagaaaaaagaaaaatgtttcCTAGCATCATATTGTTGCAATATATATTCAAGACCAGCATTTAATTATGGATGTAAAATGGTAAAATTGTATAAAAGGTTAGAATGAAAATAGTAAAAAGGTGGAACAAATTGTATTTGTGAGCTCCATCTCAATTAAAGAGGGAGTATATAAAATGTGGTAAAAGTATTGATTTGGCAAGAGTACTCTTATTTCACGGAGAGTTAGGTATAACATGGTGACGTGAACATGGACACAATCAGATGAAAAAGCGATATCGATAAGGTGCAAAGTGTATGTTTTAGTCAAATGCAACTATGTTGTGGTGGATTGACTAAAACTCAATGGTTAATATTGTTTTAAATGCATATAAAAGCACGGGTAGATGTCCATATGTAGAATGATAttcctaaaaataaaatgtaaatGATCAAAACGTAAGGCATTCTTTTACTATAAAAGCATGCATAGCAAGAAGCCTAGAACGCACTACATACTGAGAGCATGAAACAAATGGAGGGAAAAGCAATGCAGCATTTCTGCTATTCTGTGCTCTTCTTGGCTTTGGCATTTGGCCCAAGTATGATCTGCTCTGGTCTTCCCATCATGACAAAGCGCTTTGTGCGCATTGTTAACTTGCTCGACAACAAGCAACTTGTCTACCATTGCCGTTCACAAGATGATGATCTTGGTGAACGAACTCTCGGTCCAAAGCAGGAGTGGGAATTTGAATTCCATCTGGACTTCGAGAGCTATTTCAATTGTGAGTTTTGGCACTCCAATGACCACCATCAGAAGTTCGATGTGTTTGTTCCCAGTGATAAGTTTGTTCACAGGTGTGGGGGGGCTCATTGCATTTGGCATGTAGAAGAGACCGGATTCTTCTTATATCACATCAAGACTGGATGGTGGGAAAAATCTTATGACTGGCAAATAGGAGGATGAAAAAagccatattttctccacatcCATTGGATTGAGCTCCAATTGTAgtcaaatgaaatataataaagGGAGCTGTTCTGGGTTTAATTTCCTCGTACTTCTTGTTTGATTgtattttcatttcatcagAATCTTGAGTTTGTTTTGGTTCGTGCttagaagaaaagaaacactTATTGCTGATCTTTTCGGAACTAAAAATAGAGTTAATTGCACAATGACCCCAAGAAATTGTATAATaacttcagttttttttttgaaacggCAACTTCTATTGATGAACAAAACTAGTTCAGAGTACAAGAATCCTCAAGAAGCAGGTCCTGTAAGGCTTCAACGAGCTAACCGATGAGTCCCAACATTTTGGCTCTCTAAACACACCTGAAGGTTTCAGAATTATTTAACATAATGCCACTACAAGGAAAAATTCATTAACAGAGCTAAATAGATAAAAATGCTAAAACACCCTTGTAGAGTTGTAGTATTGCTTTTGTTCTAttcaatttttctaaaattttaaacactatttttttaatacaagtgatagtttAAACTACAAGGGGATGATAGTTTAAAAATAGAGTTCATTGCACACATTGGCAGCCAGAATTTACATAATACCTTCCGTcttaaaattaaacaaacacaGCTTAAGGTTCCAGGGTTATTGGACATCATCCACTACAAGGAAAAAATCATTAGCAGAGTAGATGTATATTGTTTTCTATTCAATTATTCTAAAATGTTAAAACACTATTGCCAAAGATATAGATGAGTAGAAAAGGATCTTGACTTGCATATCAGTTGTCTCATATTCGAATTGCTATGGCACCTTGgtattgtgtgtgtgagaaactccGCTTCCCCTTAAAGTTTAGATTATtgcttatttttaaaaacaaaaacaaaaacaaaatgttaaaACACTATTAGGTTGAATacattttagaaatttttttttttttaacaataaaaatttgacCACATTAATTGACCATTTAATGTGGAATAACGGGACAATCAAGTGTGTTCAATTAGTGTTATTTTTTGGAAGCATTTTTTctcaccactttaacctaAGGTGTACCTTCATCATTattctcaacacttgacacATGTCCATAGGCATAGCTATGGTTCCAtaaatataaagcaaaagttaACTATGGTTATGCCTATGAACACgtgtcaagtgttgagaatGGTAGTGAGGATAAACCTTAGGTAAAAGTTGTAAATGTATggattttgtaattttcttttggcttcccttgacaagTTTGTAATAGGACAATCATTGTATTTTCTCAAGCTCAAATTTAGATTAAGAATTTCatctctaggtgttcttatcTGGCTACATTATGATGGGCAACATTGTGTTTGACAAGGGTATGTTTTGCATTGCATTAACCTATTCTTAAagattatgactagtcatcctttctccgtatgactagtcatcctccatatgactagtcatccttcctccatatgactagtcaaccttCCTCCATATGGCTAGTCAACCTTTGCATTAGTCCTACCcacttttttgtcctattctGCGAAATCCTCTACTGCCTTGTGCGATTTCAACCTAGGAATTTTTGTGTAAAAACACATGCATTCCTCATTTGGGAGCCGTCACTTTTGTAGGCAAGTTTTGGAATGTTTCTCTGTAAACtttatcttcttcctcaagtgtaaccttcatatttttcatctttgagttttccaaaatatttctttttgaaaactgcatttgaaatatgagaacctcatcttgctagatcaaacactctctcatatatatctgggtcagattcaagattgatttcttcaagagtatggtttcttgaagaaattggtcattctcctttgaatccaaattttggtttctgtctgagttagagcttgcaagctaggaatgagctggagaaggagctgccattgccataaggaactgagcttcaagctttgctaagttggagaagaagattgcacaaaggaggtatagctcatctttctaaatagatctaggtttttctttagcttgcttgtgttcctttgtaagaatctttttctacttagtggattgcctgatcggttgatgacccccagtttttcccaatagTGGGTTTCtaggtgaacaatttctgatttgcatctctgtagtttttctgggtttgtgttcttggtggttgactagtcatcatatgAATTCTGAATTTGTATCCTtgtagttgactagtcatcattatctgatgtttggtgtttgcttgattatgttgtcttcacacacttttaccatagttgttgctagcacagggaatgcctagattgacgggtccttctgagtgcctaggttgtcactagtaattctctaggGTTGCAGGTACATCTTGAtatgctctgtgtatgttattatttggtataattcatatctgacagttgactagtcataagagtatttgatcaaggtctagagtgtgtgaagtttgttgcgttcttggttgaatatcttttaagtttacccctcgtcacctaagtaccaatttcaaaagtggtgagcaaaaaaaaaaatttatttatttatttatttatttttttggattgaCTACAAAAGATCCCCCAAACTATGGGGttattttcaagttcaaaatcaTTTTGTAAA
The window above is part of the Prunus dulcis chromosome 1, ALMONDv2, whole genome shotgun sequence genome. Proteins encoded here:
- the LOC117616164 gene encoding S-protein homolog 2-like; amino-acid sequence: MEGKAMQHFCYSVLFLALAFGPSMICSGLPIMTKRFVRIVNLLDNKQLVYHCRSQDDDLGERTLGPKQEWEFEFHLDFESYFNCEFWHSNDHHQKFDVFVPSDKFVHRCGGAHCIWHVEETGFFLYHIKTGWWEKSYDWQIGG